tgagctccgctgagactggtgggggccttcgATTCtagaaaaaccagagaagattcttctggttgtgaaATCGAAGAATGTGTGAATGGCTTTTGGGAGctctgtgtttgttttctcaCCTGCCTGTGctagtcttgaataaaggaatggctcaccagtttttgtctttactatctgcccgaattcaatgagaacctgcacttGAATGGCTGCGATGGTGGctactactggccttacaaccaTATGCTGGGCATTCTATAAAAGGTTTTGCCTATACTGTAttcatcttttattctttgtaaCAACCCTGTGAGGGGTATTTTTACCTTCATGTTTTGGATGCTATAACTGCAGCTCAGAGGGCTTGACGGGCCTGCCCCAGGCTGCCCAGCAGCTCCACTTATTTCTGGAATCACTGAAACAGAGGGCCATGCTGctaggagttaaaaaaaaaaaaaaatcaaagaggtaCATCTTTGCTTTCCAGGCCAACCATGGTCagattctctgtttttctttacaaacttactcctttttcttctcctcttagTCTACCTGAGGTGAGTCATGCTGAGACCAGCTCGGCCATGGGTGTGCACGAAAcgaaggcgctgcaggacttaagaataaacacacaagacacaacatagagagaagatgggtacaggggacccCCAACCTCtgggactgagagcccagagctCTGCAGCCTCGTTGAATTTAGTCGTTCTTCAGTCATCAAGCATACTAACAGAGCATGGATTCAGGGGCAGAGAAGGATAATTaactaatacctttcaggtatgcAGAAAATGGCTATAaggatcagctgcttcctttaaACAACCTTATCAGTCCTAGCCtgggcagcgttctgccccctCAGGACTTGGTGTTCCAAAGTCTGCACCAAAGACTTGTTTCAGGGCAGCATCTAATCTCAAGCCCAGGGGTCCCGAAACTacggccgcatgcggctccctgaggccatttatccgcccccgccgcacttccggaaggggcacctctttcattggtggtcagtgagaggagcactgtatgtggcggccctctaacggtctgagggacagtgaactggccccctgtgtaaaaagtttcgggacccctgctctagccattTTCCTACAGTCACTCTAGTTACTGTTCCTTCAAGCACTTACCTGCTTCCCCTGGGACTCTGGCTTGGGACACACCCCCATTTCTCTCATTCACAATTGAACTAATGATCACTGATCGCCCGCTCAgcgggtgccaggcactgtgttgtgTGCTTTGGAACTGTGTCCCCAACAGCACTGTACAGGAAGGAGTAATGCCCCAATTgtacagatcaggaaactgaggcttagtggGCTTAAGCAAGTTGCCCAAGGCCAAACAACTAGTTGATGGCAGAGATTTCAATTGAGGACTGTTGCCTTACACTCCCCTTTAAAGTCCAGAACGAGTACTGCCTCCTTCACAAAGTCTCCCTTCATCATTCTAGCCCAAAGTCATCTTGCCCTCCTCCAAACTGAAATACATACAGTATTTATTGCCTTTGCTACTCACTTGACTCCAGTCACATACTACTTTGCTCTGTTGCTTTGTCAGGTATATATTGCTCATTGTCTTGTGGGATTTGAAGCCATTTCTCTGAAAGCTAGAAAGTTATTCTGTACCCCCTTCTATGTCTCCAGCACCCAGCTCAGTGCTGTACGCACACTAGGAGTTTACTAAGAGCTTCAGGTTGGAAGTTCTAGCAGCGGAGCACAGGAACCCAAGAACCCTTAGCCAAACAATGGTCCCTTCTCCCTGAGATAGCCAGCTTCTTGACAGTGGACACAGCTTTGGGAGGGAAGAATGCCGAGCAGTGCTGTAGGAAGGGTAGTCAGGGGCTCATCCAGATAGAtcaaaagaatcaaccaacaatgGGGAAGTCTCCTACATCACCCTTACCTGTGAGTTTTCAGTTGATAGATTTCTAGCCAAAGATCCTCCTTTTGTttaccttaattttaaaaagaaaactttattttttaagagcagttttagACTTAGAGAATGAAGTACAGAGATTTTCCAATTACCTTCCACCCCCACACATGCATAGTCTCCCATTATCAATGTCCCCCACCAGAGCGTACATGTTACAATTGTATAGtacatactgtatttcctcatgtataagatgcaccttgatttgggggcccaaaatttgaaaaaaaaatgtattacataaagttattgaactcaagttttattcatcataaaattcatacaactcctcactgtcagaattcccatccattagcttgtcctcgtctgtgtctgatgaggaatcagtgtcttcaacaatgagcacaaaaacaagtgcgaaaaagcaggaaatgcaagcaaaaaaatctacaaccactgtataagatgcacccagtttttagaccccagaatttttgaaaaaaggtgcgtcttatacgtggggaataTGGtaacaaatgaatatatatacagaTGAATATAAGCAAAGCCTTTATAGAATGCCCAGCATATGGTATAGTCAGGTTAAAGATTTCAAAGGTACTAAAGGCAGTAACCTCGCTATAATTTTGGTGCTCCTGCCTGTTCACCCCCCAATCTCACAAGTCCTACCACTTTCTTTGTGTCTCCTGTCGTTCTAGCTTCTCCTCTCCCTGGACAAGTTATTCCTTGGTTCAGGCCCTAACTGATTCCCCTGTGGGTAACCTACAGTGACACATCAACAACagcccatagtttacattaggggtCGGGTCTTGGtattgtacattctgtgggtttggacattacatgtataatgacatgtatccatcattatggTATCATACAGAGTGTTTGCACTGTCCTAAAATATTCTCTGTGCTTTGTCTGTTCACCTCACCCCATCCCAGCCTGTGAAAACCACTGATCATTTTACTtcgttttatctttttttcattgttttgccttttccagaatgttccGTAGTTAGAATCATCCAGCATGTTCCTTTTCagattgtcttctttcacttCGTAATATGTATTTAAGGCTCCTCCATGTCTTTGCATGGCTTGATAACTCATTTTTATTTGGTATTTACCTTAATGTTTAATACCTGTATTAATACCTGGTCTCCAATTTAGATAAGCTAGGGATTTTGATATATGCAGAATTTTTAATTTGAAGGTCACCATTCCCTCCCTGGGTTTCTGAATACATTCAGAACACATTTAGAGAAACATTGCTCCTGACCTGGggtttcttttgtatttgttatttttaatgatttaacaACTAacataacaatgaaaaaaaaatgaattttagacagagagaaacTGGTCCAGAGTGCTAGTGCTGTAACACATTCACCTTCTGTAAATGTTTCTTGGTTTTCTGCCAGTCTTTGTCCAGATGATATTAAGGCTAGGAGGTATGCAACACGTTTTATTGATTTCATCAGGTTTGGGATCTGGCAAGAGGTTACATTGAATTTATGACTGTTAAATGTTTAACTGTAACTTTGGTTAACCTATAGTTAGATGTTTATTAAAGATTATGTAACTCTTCCATACATGGGCGGAGGGTAAGACACAGACTTTGCATTGGCTAATATTGTATTTTCTCAAATCAGATGCTGATGGGAAGTTAAGTGTGAAATTTGGGGTCCTCTTCCGAGATGACAAGTGCGCCAACCTCTTCGAAGCATTGGTAGGAACTCTCAAAGCTGCGAAACGAAGGAAGATTGTTACGTACCCAGGAGAACTACTTCTGCAAGGTGTTCACGATGATGTTGACATTATATTGCTGCAAGATTAATGTGGTCAGCATATCCttgtttactgtttttttttttttttggtaaactgGAATATTTTCGAGTCAAAGGACAAACATGATCAtacttaatgtatttttatagaaCTTTGTAAACAAAATGAGACTCATTTTAAAAGTCTgtcttttttatatcttaaaagaaaatttatgtattacactataaaataaacaaaacttattatttttctcaGGAATCTGGCTGGAAAATGTAGGCGCTGAGGCTTTTCGGGTGGGCATGTGAGTTGTTTCATAAATCATTCATAGGTGATTGCTAAAGATAATTGACATTCTGTGAAAGCAAGAAACAAACTGAAGACCAGTTCCCACACAGAATATTATGTTTATGTAATAAAGATATGTAACTATCTTCAAAATGCCTTACTGTTTTATTTCGTCTTTGAAGATTTAATGCACCTCTCAGAATTGAAATTTCATGTTAAAAGTAGGTAACTGCAGTGAAAGTTCatttaatttgaagaaaaattctcTTAAAGTTACAGagtagtttttaaattataaagtagggaaagttAGTGTTTTGATTGGGCCCtatgaataaataattgattttGATGCCTATTGTTTGCTTATTATTATTGAGTTGAGGGACATGCTAAAAACTTCACTTTATAATTGGGTTAGTTAGACCCTCTTGACACAATCCAGGATTGTCTATATTAGCATGTTGTAACCTGTAGTACAAGACTGAAAATGATAAAGAATCTCGAGGAGGGTAAAATTGATGACAGCTATGACAGTTGGAAAAGGTATCACAGAGGAGGCAGAATTTGAATGATCAGTGTTGGTTATCCAGCGAGGAAAAATGGGACTGGTGAGGGTGATGACTCAaggtaagagagagggacatgaATTAGCAAGGCATGCTCTTGTGAAAGGTCAGAGGCCGTCAGGTTGACAGGAATGTTAGGGAGAGAGGTGATTCAGGCTGGGTTATTAAGGTGGAACCCAGGAAGCCAGAGAGAAGACTGAACAGAACTCGGAGCAGGGAATTTCCATGATGAAAATGATGTTTAGTGAAGGTCGCTGTGGCACCGATTGGTAACTGGGGTGGATTGTAAAGAGTAAAAATTCAGTCAGACAAGCCAGCTGAAACATTGCTTAGGATTCTCAAGAGGCTGGATGATAATGGAAGGGCAAAGGAAGGATGGACCTCAAGCTCATTTTGAAGGAAATTGAAACCATCATTAGTACCCTTTCTATTGTGTGACAGGACCTCAATTCAAACTAGATTAAACAACAGAATTCACTAGCACTTCATAGTCATtgctaatgtttattgagcatttactatgctAATAATCATAACCTTGTGAGGTAGGAATTAATATTatcttccattttatagatgaggtaagagaggcacagaaaagttaagtatTTGTCCAGGTTCACCTACCTAGACAATGGCTGAGTTGGGATTTTGTATTTGAGTTACTAATTGGTGATGAGTCCAGGGATGCGATGGACTTCAGGCATGGCTGGCTCTGGGGACTCAAACGATGCTGCCAAAACTCTGTTTTTCCACGTTGACTCTTAACACCTTTAGTTCAATTTCATTATCTTTCTACTCTAAATGGGCTTTCTTCATATAGCTGGGATGATACCTGCTGATGATTGCAAATTTATAAACTCCTAGATTAACAACCATGGTGGAAAGCATATTTATTCTCTGATGAGTTCTAAGAGGTAGCTCAAAACTACCTCTTTGGCCAATATCATGTACCAGGGGGATGAGACACAATGAATTGACAGGCCTAGGTCACATCTGAGTAAAGGTGGGTAGGATCCTCACCTCAAATAGAGATGTAGTTCCCCAAAGAAAAGGATGAGGGGTTTGTGGGAATGACATAAATTCACTATAGATACAAGAGACCTTTAGAAGGAAGTCATAAAACCATGTGGCAGGGGAAAGTAGGTAAATGGAAAGGAATAGTCAAAAGCCACCGCCATGTGTGGGCTCAGTGACTGACAGTGTTAACAGACAGGGAAATTGGATGGAGCAAGAGGCCTGGCTTTAGGGCAAGTTTCATTTGAGCACAGTGAGCTTGTGGTTAGAGGAAATGTGTTGTAAGCAGGTGAGGATTTTGTTCTGGAACTCAAGTGAAGGTTCAGGAGTGCAGACAAACTTGAGGATTAAGGTTCAAGTTTGATTTTCATCTCCATTTTGATACATACAGATTATCATTAGTCTGTCTTTATTGTTATCATTGAGTTGAAAAGTTAACTGTCATGCACTTAGAAAACACAGAAGACACAGTGCAGGCTTTGTGAAAGCCTAGGCTGAAAAATCGAAACAACCGTTAGGGAAAAG
The sequence above is a segment of the Saccopteryx bilineata isolate mSacBil1 chromosome 12, mSacBil1_pri_phased_curated, whole genome shotgun sequence genome. Coding sequences within it:
- the ABRACL gene encoding costars family protein ABRACL gives rise to the protein MNVDHEVNLLVEEIHRLGSKNADGKLSVKFGVLFRDDKCANLFEALVGTLKAAKRRKIVTYPGELLLQGVHDDVDIILLQD